The following proteins are co-located in the Acidiferrobacteraceae bacterium genome:
- a CDS encoding ABC transporter permease: MNLQHVRAMARKEWWHLLRDPRSLALILLMPMMLLFLFGYAIRLDIENAPIGVLQEANDAASSEIAGRFEGTHAFQVTRYADREAMFAALQHGDIWGGVIIPSDYARKLARGDARIQLLLDGVDANSARLVRNYAIALVDSYALDLYGVDPPVRIEDRTWFNETKESKFAIIPGVIALVMAVIGALMTSLTVAREMEQGNLVMLRTTHLTRLEFLVGKLTPYFVIGMADLVVAVLASQFIFDVPVRGSLIALAVMSALFVIVVMLQGALISVSAGNQMLASQMSLISTFLPAFLLSGFVFAIENMPWVLQVISHIVPARYYVTLNKAIFLKGVSPFLLWTQGAALLAILLFFAAVTLRRSKKLGLLS; the protein is encoded by the coding sequence ATGAACCTGCAGCACGTGCGGGCCATGGCGCGCAAGGAATGGTGGCATCTGCTGCGCGACCCGCGCAGCCTGGCCCTGATTCTGCTCATGCCCATGATGCTGTTGTTCCTGTTTGGTTACGCCATCCGTCTGGATATCGAGAACGCACCTATCGGCGTGTTGCAGGAGGCAAACGATGCCGCAAGCAGCGAAATCGCCGGGCGCTTCGAAGGGACCCATGCATTTCAGGTGACCCGGTACGCGGACCGGGAGGCCATGTTCGCGGCCTTGCAGCACGGCGACATCTGGGGCGGCGTCATCATCCCGTCGGATTACGCGCGCAAGCTTGCCCGCGGCGACGCACGCATCCAGCTTCTGCTGGACGGGGTTGACGCCAACAGTGCCCGGCTGGTGCGCAATTATGCGATTGCACTGGTGGATAGCTACGCGCTGGATCTCTATGGCGTGGATCCACCGGTCCGTATCGAGGACCGAACCTGGTTCAATGAAACCAAGGAAAGCAAGTTTGCGATCATCCCGGGTGTTATCGCCCTGGTCATGGCGGTCATTGGCGCACTAATGACATCGCTTACTGTTGCCCGCGAGATGGAGCAGGGAAACCTGGTGATGTTGCGCACTACCCATCTCACGCGACTGGAGTTTCTCGTCGGCAAGCTCACGCCCTATTTCGTGATCGGCATGGCGGACCTGGTGGTGGCGGTCCTGGCATCCCAGTTTATCTTCGATGTGCCCGTCCGGGGTTCGTTGATCGCGTTGGCGGTCATGTCGGCGCTGTTTGTCATCGTGGTGATGTTGCAGGGGGCGCTGATTTCGGTCAGTGCCGGCAACCAGATGCTTGCAAGTCAAATGTCGCTGATTTCCACGTTCTTGCCGGCGTTCCTGCTGTCCGGCTTCGTGTTCGCCATCGAGAATATGCCCTGGGTCTTGCAGGTGATTTCCCATATCGTGCCGGCTCGCTACTACGTGACCCTGAACAAGGCTATTTTCCTCAAGGGCGTGTCGCCGTTCCTGCTGTGGACCCAGGGCGCGGCCCTGCTCGCTATTCTTCTGTTCTTTGCCGCCGTAACCCTGCGCCGGTCGAAGAAGCTGGGGCTGTTGTCGTGA
- a CDS encoding glutathione S-transferase family protein, translated as MTNNSQEAGTSNAHGKWMGSGNTFVDYIGHVSLDMVRALTSDVLQSFDRLWALYQVFQERPRIRAYRESDRRHPTLTVPMASFENTPETS; from the coding sequence ATGACAAATAATTCACAGGAAGCAGGAACCAGCAATGCCCATGGAAAGTGGATGGGAAGCGGGAATACCTTTGTCGACTATATCGGCCATGTTTCCCTGGACATGGTACGCGCACTGACAAGTGATGTTCTGCAGTCGTTCGACCGATTGTGGGCGTTGTACCAGGTATTCCAGGAGCGCCCACGTATCCGCGCCTACCGGGAATCGGACCGCCGTCATCCGACGCTGACGGTACCCATGGCCTCATTTGAAAACACACCGGAAACCAGCTGA
- a CDS encoding ABC transporter ATP-binding protein: protein MAIEARDLGFQYDGHSALRDIDLEVRPGEIFGLVGADGAGKTTLLRIAAGQMVPGSGTIRVLGQEPVNPEVRGQLAYMPQGFGLYPDLSCIENLYFFADLHGLARADADTLIRDLLQRTGLAGFEERRAGKLSGGMMQKLALACALVSRPRLMLLDEPTTGVDPLSRRAFWSLLDTVRAEGVAILYATANMDEAERCDRVGMLEQGRIAHLGTPVELSETGANALLAVSGPATRPYRRKVQELAGVQFVFPIGRRLMVWLQDGKGASAFDKELKKLNPDLRAEPVVPSLHDIALRELAVGEASGR from the coding sequence ATGGCCATCGAGGCGCGTGACCTCGGTTTTCAATACGATGGCCATAGCGCGTTGCGGGATATCGATCTTGAGGTGCGGCCCGGCGAGATCTTCGGCCTGGTCGGTGCCGATGGTGCCGGCAAGACCACCTTGTTGCGTATCGCCGCCGGCCAGATGGTCCCCGGGTCCGGGACCATCCGCGTATTGGGGCAGGAGCCGGTCAACCCGGAAGTCCGTGGCCAGCTTGCCTATATGCCCCAGGGTTTCGGTCTCTACCCCGATCTGTCGTGCATCGAAAACCTTTATTTCTTTGCCGATCTTCATGGGCTTGCACGCGCCGATGCCGATACCCTGATTCGTGATCTCCTGCAACGAACCGGGCTTGCCGGTTTTGAAGAACGGCGGGCCGGCAAGCTCTCGGGGGGCATGATGCAGAAGTTGGCGCTGGCCTGTGCCCTGGTGAGCCGGCCGCGCCTGATGTTGCTGGATGAACCCACCACCGGTGTCGATCCTCTTTCGCGGCGGGCCTTCTGGAGTCTGTTGGACACGGTCCGCGCCGAGGGAGTTGCGATACTCTACGCCACGGCGAACATGGATGAGGCGGAGCGATGTGATCGCGTGGGCATGCTGGAACAGGGACGCATCGCCCATCTCGGCACACCGGTGGAATTGAGCGAGACCGGTGCAAACGCTTTGTTGGCGGTGAGCGGGCCGGCAACGCGTCCCTATCGTCGCAAGGTCCAGGAACTGGCCGGAGTGCAGTTTGTCTTTCCCATCGGCCGACGCCTCATGGTGTGGCTGCAGGACGGGAAGGGCGCCAGTGCCTTCGACAAGGAACTGAAAAAACTCAATCCGGATCTGCGGGCGGAGCCGGTTGTTCCGAGCCTGCATGATATTGCCCTGCGGGAACTTGCCGTGGGCGAGGCTTCCGGACGGTAA
- a CDS encoding efflux RND transporter periplasmic adaptor subunit yields the protein MKPVTIPAHSISRIFLAFAIVSLASCGKSWDNGDSISLSGTVEAREADLSFQVGGRIATIDADEGAAVKAGDLVATLDDTDYKLAYKRAGAENTAAAAAVTQAKAHLKYTRADLERITQLAQKNLVSPDQLDQAKLQNENAAADLDRAVAQVAVARAALATAKRQLDYVRMSAPNAGMISVRMAEVGEVVPAGKTVVRLAETARPWIRAYINEADLARVRVGQKAKVKVDGLPGKVFTGRLSFISPKAEFTPKTVETHALRVDLVYRIRVEVDNPDGVLKIGMPADITLQAAPTS from the coding sequence ATGAAGCCGGTGACAATACCCGCCCATTCCATAAGCCGGATTTTCCTGGCCTTTGCGATTGTGAGCCTGGCGTCTTGCGGAAAGTCCTGGGATAACGGCGATTCCATCTCCCTTTCCGGAACCGTGGAGGCGCGGGAGGCGGACCTTTCATTTCAGGTTGGTGGACGCATCGCTACTATCGATGCCGACGAAGGGGCCGCCGTAAAGGCGGGCGATCTCGTTGCCACACTGGATGACACTGACTACAAGTTGGCCTACAAGCGCGCCGGGGCCGAGAATACCGCGGCTGCCGCTGCCGTCACCCAGGCGAAGGCGCATCTGAAATACACCCGCGCCGATCTGGAGCGCATTACCCAGCTCGCGCAAAAGAATCTGGTTTCACCGGATCAGCTCGACCAGGCGAAACTCCAGAACGAAAATGCCGCTGCCGATCTGGATCGTGCCGTGGCGCAGGTGGCGGTGGCGCGCGCGGCCCTGGCGACGGCGAAACGGCAACTGGACTACGTGCGCATGAGCGCACCCAATGCCGGAATGATCAGCGTACGTATGGCCGAAGTTGGAGAAGTGGTACCGGCGGGCAAGACCGTGGTGCGGCTGGCGGAAACCGCCCGACCCTGGATACGCGCCTATATCAACGAAGCCGATCTCGCGCGAGTTCGAGTGGGACAAAAGGCGAAGGTGAAGGTGGACGGCCTGCCGGGGAAGGTCTTCACGGGACGCCTGAGTTTTATTTCTCCAAAGGCGGAGTTCACGCCAAAAACGGTGGAGACCCATGCCCTGCGCGTTGATCTCGTCTATCGCATTCGCGTGGAAGTGGACAATCCGGACGGCGTCCTCAAAATCGGAATGCCGGCGGATATCACGCTGCAGGCGGCGCCGACATCGTGA
- a CDS encoding HD domain-containing protein, with protein sequence METYQDTLESLNRNIPLRDKLVQIHRVAHKQLPFIARIAVVLYDPKTAKLKTYLHSSEEDDPLSHYQAKLDEAPSLAKILKEGRPRVINNMVTVEDEPKEHARRIGRHGYAASYTLPMFSNGVFLGFIFFNSKQPDVFTDAALNQLDVFGHMVALMVINELSAMRTLVAAIATTARFTHLRDPETGSHIDRMSRYARLIADALAPLYNLDDDFVEHVFMYSPLHDIGKVAIPDRILFKPGALDDEELEIMRSHARKGREIIDDVLENFGLDSVQHVNILRNIAEFHHEAINGQGYPAGLRGQDIPLEARIVAVADVFDALTSRRPYKDAWSNEEAFAALRRMAGEKLDSECVEALIHNRTEIDEIQRFFHENSLG encoded by the coding sequence ATGGAGACCTACCAGGACACATTGGAATCCCTGAACCGCAACATCCCCTTGCGGGACAAGCTGGTGCAGATTCACCGCGTGGCACATAAACAGCTGCCGTTCATCGCCCGCATCGCCGTGGTTCTGTACGACCCGAAAACGGCGAAGCTCAAGACTTATCTGCACAGCAGCGAAGAGGATGACCCGCTCTCGCATTATCAGGCGAAGCTGGACGAGGCCCCGTCGCTGGCGAAAATCCTGAAGGAAGGACGCCCGCGCGTGATCAACAACATGGTCACGGTCGAGGACGAACCGAAGGAACATGCACGCCGAATCGGGCGCCACGGCTATGCAGCCAGCTACACCCTGCCCATGTTCTCCAATGGCGTGTTTCTCGGCTTCATCTTCTTCAACTCGAAACAGCCCGACGTGTTCACTGACGCCGCCCTGAATCAGCTGGATGTGTTCGGGCACATGGTGGCACTCATGGTCATCAACGAACTTTCCGCCATGCGCACCCTGGTGGCCGCCATCGCGACCACGGCCCGGTTTACCCATTTGCGCGATCCGGAAACGGGGAGTCATATCGATCGCATGTCCCGCTATGCACGCCTGATCGCCGATGCACTGGCACCACTCTACAACCTGGATGACGACTTCGTCGAACATGTCTTCATGTACTCGCCCCTGCATGACATTGGCAAGGTGGCGATCCCGGACCGTATCCTGTTCAAACCGGGAGCGCTGGACGACGAGGAGCTTGAGATCATGCGAAGCCACGCTCGCAAGGGACGGGAAATCATCGATGATGTGCTGGAGAATTTCGGGCTGGACAGCGTCCAGCATGTGAACATCCTGAGGAATATTGCCGAGTTCCATCACGAGGCCATCAACGGCCAAGGGTACCCGGCCGGGCTGCGGGGGCAGGACATTCCGCTGGAGGCGCGCATCGTCGCCGTGGCCGATGTGTTCGATGCGCTCACCAGCAGGCGTCCGTACAAGGACGCGTGGTCCAACGAGGAGGCCTTTGCCGCACTACGAAGAATGGCTGGAGAAAAACTCGACTCCGAATGCGTCGAAGCGCTGATTCACAACCGCACCGAGATTGACGAGATCCAGCGCTTCTTCCACGAAAACTCTCTGGGCTAG
- a CDS encoding ABC transporter ATP-binding protein, whose product MADSASSAKHNAAEQVIDARGITRRFGDFVAVDDIDIKVSVGEVFGLLGANGAGKTTSIRMLCGMLAPNDGTISVGGVDMVHHARHARAQIGYVSQRFALYHDLTVRENLNLAAGLYGLGPVRRETRVAWGLERLELESLAGTMSGTLPLGYKQRLALAAALLHEPQVLFLDEPTSGIDPLARQRFWELIYDLADTGIGILVTTHYMDEALFCDRLSLMHAGRIVAEGSPEDLLARPLDTPIIDLRAPDCGHCARLLETWPEVREIIPHAGHLRIRLKAGESAEAAMKKMYATASKEGVTIDKLEVVAPQLEDVFVGVLEEAGDTREVPA is encoded by the coding sequence ATGGCCGACTCCGCAAGCAGCGCGAAACATAACGCCGCGGAGCAGGTGATCGATGCCCGCGGAATCACACGGCGCTTTGGTGATTTCGTCGCCGTCGACGATATCGACATCAAAGTGTCGGTGGGCGAGGTCTTTGGTTTGCTCGGCGCCAATGGCGCAGGCAAGACGACTTCCATTCGCATGCTCTGTGGCATGCTTGCTCCGAATGATGGCACCATATCCGTGGGCGGTGTGGATATGGTGCATCATGCGCGGCACGCCCGGGCTCAAATCGGCTACGTATCCCAGCGCTTCGCCCTGTACCACGACCTGACTGTGCGGGAAAACCTGAACCTTGCCGCCGGGCTGTATGGTCTCGGTCCCGTGCGAAGGGAAACGCGGGTGGCCTGGGGGCTGGAGCGCCTGGAACTTGAAAGTCTCGCCGGCACGATGTCAGGGACCCTGCCCTTGGGCTACAAGCAGCGACTGGCACTGGCAGCTGCGCTCCTGCACGAGCCCCAGGTCCTGTTTCTGGATGAACCGACGTCCGGCATTGATCCTTTGGCGCGGCAACGATTCTGGGAGCTGATTTACGATCTTGCCGACACCGGCATCGGGATCCTGGTGACAACGCACTATATGGACGAAGCGCTGTTCTGCGATCGCCTGAGTCTCATGCACGCGGGAAGAATCGTCGCCGAGGGATCTCCGGAGGACCTGCTTGCGCGACCGCTGGACACTCCCATCATCGATCTGCGGGCCCCCGACTGCGGACATTGTGCCCGGTTGCTGGAAACCTGGCCCGAGGTGCGCGAGATCATTCCCCACGCGGGCCATTTGCGCATCCGGCTGAAGGCCGGCGAATCCGCCGAAGCAGCGATGAAGAAGATGTATGCCACTGCCAGCAAGGAGGGCGTGACCATCGACAAGCTGGAAGTGGTGGCGCCGCAGCTGGAGGATGTGTTCGTTGGTGTACTGGAAGAGGCCGGAGACACCCGGGAGGTGCCGGCATGA
- a CDS encoding ABC transporter permease — protein sequence MSAAYPVWLIRLRALLGKEFRQLLRDPRMRFFVFIPPLVQLVIFGYAATYDVRLADVAVVDSELSSATRGIVSDISASGHFRIQAFPDMASAAIALNRSDVRAIVRFDPDYARSPAIQIVTDGSDSNSAQLIFGQLAQTIRDSVFRSSGLSPPVQLEERAWYNPNLEDREYFIPGIIANLMLITTMILTAMTVVRERELGTLEQVMVSPLSNLEFIIGKMIPVATIGLIDVLLISVVAILWFHVPFRGSPLALFAASLLFLMSSLGMGLLISAYSGTQQQAMILAFFFVMPFVILSGFAFPIRNMPEWVQWFTWIDPLRYYIVVIRDLFLKGGGIFDHLFEYGMMSLLGVVSMGLSLFHLR from the coding sequence GTGAGCGCCGCTTATCCCGTCTGGCTGATTCGGCTACGTGCCCTTCTGGGCAAGGAGTTTCGCCAGCTGTTGCGCGACCCGCGCATGCGCTTTTTTGTATTCATTCCCCCGTTGGTACAGCTCGTGATCTTTGGCTATGCCGCCACGTACGATGTGCGCCTGGCCGATGTCGCGGTGGTTGACAGCGAATTGAGTTCCGCGACCCGCGGGATCGTGTCCGACATCTCCGCCAGTGGCCATTTCCGCATCCAGGCCTTCCCCGACATGGCCAGTGCCGCGATTGCGCTCAACCGATCCGACGTACGCGCGATCGTGCGCTTCGATCCGGACTATGCACGCTCGCCCGCGATCCAGATTGTTACGGACGGATCCGACTCCAATAGCGCACAGCTCATCTTTGGCCAGCTGGCACAGACCATACGCGATTCAGTGTTTCGCAGCAGTGGACTGTCACCACCGGTGCAGCTCGAGGAGCGCGCCTGGTACAACCCGAACCTGGAGGATCGCGAGTATTTTATTCCTGGCATCATCGCGAACCTGATGCTGATCACTACCATGATCCTTACCGCTATGACCGTCGTGCGCGAGCGGGAGCTGGGGACTCTGGAGCAGGTGATGGTCTCTCCCTTGTCCAACCTGGAATTCATCATCGGCAAAATGATCCCGGTGGCGACCATCGGCCTGATCGATGTTCTGCTGATTTCGGTGGTCGCCATACTCTGGTTCCACGTGCCCTTTCGTGGCAGCCCGCTGGCCCTGTTCGCCGCCAGCCTGCTGTTCCTGATGAGTTCCCTGGGGATGGGGCTACTGATCTCCGCCTATTCGGGGACCCAGCAGCAGGCCATGATCCTGGCATTCTTTTTCGTCATGCCATTCGTCATCCTTTCCGGATTTGCATTTCCCATCCGCAACATGCCTGAATGGGTGCAGTGGTTCACCTGGATCGATCCCCTGCGCTATTACATCGTGGTCATTCGGGACCTGTTTCTGAAGGGCGGCGGAATCTTCGACCATCTATTCGAATACGGCATGATGAGCCTGTTGGGCGTCGTGTCGATGGGTTTGAGCCTGTTCCATCTGCGCTGA